A genomic segment from Garra rufa chromosome 5, GarRuf1.0, whole genome shotgun sequence encodes:
- the capga gene encoding capping protein (actin filament), gelsolin-like a, giving the protein MLNLRAAQSQFTHEVREPGLWVWRVEKMKAVLLDPLQRGVFYNGDAYIVLSNRGKDGSDLHMWMGEKSSRDEQGACAMLATQLDSFLGGEPVQHRQVQGYESPEFMRLFPKGVSYKEGGVESGFKSAKSRVGPVTHLYQVKGKKNIRAREVELSWGSFNKGDCFILDLGETVVAWSGSKANMFERQKVREIAMLIRDTERNGKAHIIDVTEGEEPLEMVQALGPIPALKDSSTEEDAEADITNSASLYKVSNATGEMTLTKLCDKGPFGQEMLEKDDCFILDNGSNGKIYVWKGYGANADEKRVALKVADEFITEMNYPRMRTQVEILPQGRESVLFKQFFRSWS; this is encoded by the exons ATGCTTAATCTGCGAGCGGCACAGAGCCAGTTCACCCATGAAGTGCGAGAGCCAGGGTTGTGGGTCTGGAGGGTTGAGAAGATGAAGGCCGTGCTTCTTGACCCATTGCAGAGGGGAGTCTTCTACAACGGAGATGCATATATCGTCCTCAGCAACCGTGGAAAGGATGGAAGTGACCTGCACATGTGGATGG GTGAGAAGTCGTCCCGGGACGAGCAGGGTGCTTGTGCCATGCTTGCCACTCAATTGGACAGTTTCTTGGGTGGAGAGCCAGTACAACACCGACAGGTGCAAGGATACGAGTCACCCGAGTTCATGAGACTCTTCCCAAAAGGAGTCAGCTACAAG GAAGGTGGGGTGGAGTCTGGGTTCAAGAGTGCCAAGTCTAGGGTTGGCCCTGTTACACATCTGTACCAAGTCAAAGGAAAGAAAAACATCCGTGCTAGAGAGGTGGAGCTTAGCTGGGGGAGCTTCAACAAGGGTGACTGTTTTATACTGGACCTTGGAGAG ACTGTAGTCGCATGGAGCGGTTCCAAAGCCAATATGTTTGAGCGACAGAAGGTGCGTGAGATAGCAATGCTGATCAGAGACACTGAGAGAAATGGCAAAGCTCACATCATCGATGTCACAGAGGGAGAGGAACCACTGGAGATGGTTCAG GCACTTGGTCCAATCCCAGCTCTTAAGGACAGTTCAACAGAGGAAGATGCTGAAGCAGACATCACTAATTCTGCTTCCCTTTACAAG GTGTCTAATGCAACAGGTGAAATGACCTTGACAAAACTGTGTGACAAAGGCCCTTTTGGTCAAGAGATGCTGGAGAAAGACGACTGCTTCATTCTGGACAATGGATCTAATGGGAAGATCTATGTTTGGAAAG GTTATGGAGCCAATGCAGATGAGAAGAGAGTTGCCCTGAAGGTGGCAGATGAGTTTATTACAGAAATGAACTATCCCAGGATGAGAACACAG GTGGAAATTCTCCCTCAGGGTCGTGAGTCTGTCCTCTTCAAACAGTTCTTCAGGAGCTGGAGTTAA
- the LOC141335052 gene encoding uncharacterized protein produces MKSILKGKKFEAPETGLSNPSGAVRWNIPDESLQAHSAAPILSSQTPRQTQTDVKDHRSLQECVKFITQWKQQVEHVCKPGSSADEGQNIGVHVDPRSLEQCRKLILEWAQELKRVDDLYSEGTWRQEKNVSGDQKEKKLDSAKHMEQKIMKWAEELQTVSESCGVMRQELALFLKQLELKKKKILTLLPFLEFVTWSLLKQEGQGDVPQLWLLSKQRSWKIETPKYIPNSVWSWILSASVDITLDPMTNHPWLLLSDDRRRVQEALSETEVSFSEQRFDSWPCVLGYEGLTSGRYYWEVDIANDGYWRIGVATESSQRQGRCPMNPSEGFWTIWRSTRQFFACTKPETELPLSLIPKKLGIYVDHEEGQVSFYKVETRSHIFTFTANFREKLYPLFAPLDGRTLITLSSTDVQPEEPFRGKVEFF; encoded by the exons ATGAAGAGTATTTTGAAGGGCAAAA aatttgAGGCGCCTGAAACTGGTTTGAGTAACCCTAGCGGAGCTGTACGCTGGAATATTCCTGATGAAAGTCTTCAGGCTCACAGCGCAGCTCCTATTTTGAGCAGTCAGACTCCTAGACAAACGCAAACG GACGTGAAGGATCACCGAAGCCTGCAGGAATGCGTTAAGTTTATCACTCAGTGGAAACAGCAGGTGGAACATGTCTGCAAG cctGGCTCCAGTGCAGATGAAGGCCAAAACATCGGTGTTCATGTAGATCCACGTAGTCTGGAGCAATGCCGCAAACTAATCCTTGAGTGGGCACAGGAGCTCAAGAGAGTTGACGAT TTGTATAGTGAGGGCACATGGCGacaagaaaaaaatgtatcagGAGACCAGAAAGAGAAGAAGCTGGATTCTGCCAAGCACATGGAGCAGAAGATCATGAAATGGGCTGAAGAGCTACAAACTGTGTCGGAG AGCTGTGGTGTGATGAGACAAGAATTAGCCCTTTTTCTGAAGCAGCTGGAACTGAAGAAGAAGAAAATCTTAACTCTGTTGCCTTTTTTGGAGTTTGTAACTTGGTCTCTATTGAAACAGGAAGGCCAG GGTGATGTTCCTCAGCTATGGCTCCTCAGCAAACAACGTTCCTGGAAAATAG AGACACCAAAGTACATTCCAAACTCAG TGTGGAGCTGGATCCTCAGTGCTTCAG TGGACATCACATTGGACCCCATGACAAACCACCCATGGCTGCTGCTCTCAGATGACAGGAGAAGGGTGCAGGAAGCTCTGAGTGAAACTGAAGTGTCGTTCAGTGAGCAGCGCTTTGACAGCTGGCCGTGCGTCTTGGGCTATGAAGGGCTCACTTCCGGTCGGTACTACTGGGAAGTTGATATTGCCAATGATGGCTACTGGCGTATCGGAGTGGCCACTGAATCCTCCCAAAGGCAAGGCCGGTGTCCCATGAACCCCTCTGAGGGCTTCTGGACAATATGGAGAAGCACACGGCAGTTTTTTGCATGCACCAAGCCAGAGACCGAGCTACCTCTGTCACTCATACCCAAAAAGCTGGGAATCTATGTGGACCATGAAGAAGGTCAAGTGTCTTTCTATAAAGTAGAGACACGCTCACATATCTTTACATTCACCGCAAATTTCCGTGAAAAGTTATATCCGCTTTTCGCACCTCTGGATGGGCGCACACTTATCACATTGTCTTCCACAGATGTCCAACCAGAAGAGCCCTTTCGTGGAAAAGTAGAATTCTTTTAA
- the tp53 gene encoding cellular tumor antigen p53 isoform X1 — protein MAESQEFADLWERNLISTQEGGPCWDLISDEYLPSSFDPNIFDNVLPEQPQPSTSPPTASVPVATDYPGDHGFKLGFPQSGTAKSVTCTYSSDLNKLFCQLAKTCPVQMVVEVAPPQGSVIRATAIYKKSEHVAEVVRRCPHHERTPDGDVLAPAAHLIRVEGNSRALYRQDDVTARHSVVVPYEAPQLGAECTTVLYNYMCNSSCMGGMNRRPIMTIITLETQEGQLLGRRSFEVRVCACPGRDRKSEEGNLRKEQETKTLGKTPSTTKRSLTKESSSAPRPEGSKKAKLGTGSDEEIYTLQVRGKERYEMLKKINDSLELSDVVPPSDVDRYRQKLLTKGKKEKEGQTPEPKRGKKLMVKDEKSDSD, from the exons ATGGCAGAAAGTCAAGAATTCGCTGACCTGTGGGAGCGAAACCTCAT ATCTACTCAAGAAGGTGGCCCTTGCTGGGACTTGATCAGTGAtgag TATCTTCCAAGCTCCTTCGACCCGAATATCTTCGACAATGTCCTGCCTGAACAGCCTCAGCCGTCCACCTCTCCTCCGACCGCCTCAGTTCCTGTTGCCACTGATTATCCTGGAGATCATGGCTTCAAGCTTGGGTTCCCGCAATCTGGCACCGCCAAATCTGTGACCTGCACT TACTCATCAGACCTGAATAAGCTCTTTTGCCAACTGGCGAAAACTTGTCCAGTGCAAATGGTGGTGGAAGTTGCCCCTCCCCAGGGCTCAGTGATCAGAGCCACAGCCATTTATAAGAAGTCAGAGCATGTGGCTGAGGTTGTTCGTCGATGCCCTCACCATGAGAGAACCCCAGATGGTGATG TATTGGCTCCTGCTGCTCACCTGATCCGAGTGGAAGGAAACTCACGTGCTCTTTACAGACAGGATGATGTGACCGCCAGGCACAGTGTGGTGGTTCCCTATGAAGCTCCTCAA ctcgGAGCTGAGTGCACTACTGTACTCTATAACTATATGTGCAACAGTAGTTGCATGGGCGGGATGAATCGCCGCCCCATCATGACGATCATCACTCTAGAGACTCAAGA GGGTCAGTTGCTGGGCCGCAGGTCTTTCGaggtgcgtgtgtgtgcgtgcccAGGCAGAGACAGGAAATCTGAGGAAGGCAACCTTAGGAAAGAGCAGGAGACCAAAACCTTGGGCAAGACCCCCTCTACCACCAAACGCA GTTTGACTAAAGAGTCTTCATCTGCGCCTCGACCTGAGGGGAGTAAGAAGGCCAAACTTGGCACAGGCAGTGATGAGGAGATCTATACCCTGCAG GTGAGGGGTAAGGAAAGATATGAAATGTTGAAAAAGATTAACGACAGTTTGGAATTGAGCGACGTGGTGCCTCCATCTGACGTGGACCGATACCGGCAGAAATT GCTTACCAAGGGCAAGAAGGAGAAGGAAGGCCAAACACCTGAACCCAAAAGAGGCAAAAAACTAATGGTTAAAGATGAAAAAAGCGACTCTGATTAG
- the tp53 gene encoding cellular tumor antigen p53 isoform X2 produces MILMYSSDLNKLFCQLAKTCPVQMVVEVAPPQGSVIRATAIYKKSEHVAEVVRRCPHHERTPDGDVLAPAAHLIRVEGNSRALYRQDDVTARHSVVVPYEAPQLGAECTTVLYNYMCNSSCMGGMNRRPIMTIITLETQEGQLLGRRSFEVRVCACPGRDRKSEEGNLRKEQETKTLGKTPSTTKRSLTKESSSAPRPEGSKKAKLGTGSDEEIYTLQVRGKERYEMLKKINDSLELSDVVPPSDVDRYRQKLLTKGKKEKEGQTPEPKRGKKLMVKDEKSDSD; encoded by the exons ATGATTTTGATG TACTCATCAGACCTGAATAAGCTCTTTTGCCAACTGGCGAAAACTTGTCCAGTGCAAATGGTGGTGGAAGTTGCCCCTCCCCAGGGCTCAGTGATCAGAGCCACAGCCATTTATAAGAAGTCAGAGCATGTGGCTGAGGTTGTTCGTCGATGCCCTCACCATGAGAGAACCCCAGATGGTGATG TATTGGCTCCTGCTGCTCACCTGATCCGAGTGGAAGGAAACTCACGTGCTCTTTACAGACAGGATGATGTGACCGCCAGGCACAGTGTGGTGGTTCCCTATGAAGCTCCTCAA ctcgGAGCTGAGTGCACTACTGTACTCTATAACTATATGTGCAACAGTAGTTGCATGGGCGGGATGAATCGCCGCCCCATCATGACGATCATCACTCTAGAGACTCAAGA GGGTCAGTTGCTGGGCCGCAGGTCTTTCGaggtgcgtgtgtgtgcgtgcccAGGCAGAGACAGGAAATCTGAGGAAGGCAACCTTAGGAAAGAGCAGGAGACCAAAACCTTGGGCAAGACCCCCTCTACCACCAAACGCA GTTTGACTAAAGAGTCTTCATCTGCGCCTCGACCTGAGGGGAGTAAGAAGGCCAAACTTGGCACAGGCAGTGATGAGGAGATCTATACCCTGCAG GTGAGGGGTAAGGAAAGATATGAAATGTTGAAAAAGATTAACGACAGTTTGGAATTGAGCGACGTGGTGCCTCCATCTGACGTGGACCGATACCGGCAGAAATT GCTTACCAAGGGCAAGAAGGAGAAGGAAGGCCAAACACCTGAACCCAAAAGAGGCAAAAAACTAATGGTTAAAGATGAAAAAAGCGACTCTGATTAG